One region of Chryseobacterium muglaense genomic DNA includes:
- a CDS encoding DEAD/DEAH box helicase: MLFTDLKLIKPILDALQTQGYEKPTPIQEQAIPSILEQRDVLGTAQTGTGKTAAFAIPILQNLTERKGPKSNHIKALILTPTRELAIQIEESFNAYGKNLPLKQLVIFGGVKQGNQVAALRKGVDILVATPGRLLDFIAQGIISLKNLEIFVLDEADRMLDMGFVHDVKRIIKLLPQRRQTLFFSATMPTEIQKLADSILNTPIKVSVTPISSTAETIKQSVYFVDKENKLDLLTHILQDKISGSVLVFSRTKHGADKIARKLQSHKISAEAIHGNKSQNARQNALTNFKSGKTRILVATDIAARGIDIDELKYVVNFELSDVAETYVHRIGRTGRAGSEGSSMSFVDGLDLLNLKDTEKLIGMKIPIVKDHPFHTDNLVVEKRDSNNKPFTPRPKPANPGQQRKDVGFKKPNNKSNFARKK; the protein is encoded by the coding sequence TTGTTATTTACCGACTTAAAATTGATTAAGCCTATCTTAGATGCGCTTCAAACTCAAGGTTACGAAAAACCAACACCAATTCAGGAACAGGCAATTCCTTCTATATTAGAACAAAGAGATGTACTGGGTACAGCACAAACGGGAACAGGGAAAACAGCGGCTTTTGCTATCCCAATTTTACAAAATCTTACCGAAAGAAAAGGACCTAAAAGCAACCATATTAAAGCATTAATTCTTACTCCAACAAGAGAATTAGCAATACAAATAGAAGAAAGTTTTAACGCATACGGAAAAAATTTACCTTTAAAACAATTGGTAATTTTTGGTGGTGTAAAACAAGGAAATCAAGTTGCAGCTTTAAGAAAAGGTGTTGACATCCTAGTAGCAACTCCTGGAAGATTACTAGATTTTATTGCGCAGGGAATTATCTCGCTTAAAAATCTTGAAATTTTTGTTTTGGATGAAGCCGACAGAATGCTAGACATGGGTTTTGTACATGATGTAAAAAGAATTATTAAACTTTTACCTCAAAGAAGACAAACTTTATTTTTCTCGGCTACAATGCCTACAGAAATTCAAAAGTTGGCAGATTCTATTCTGAATACTCCTATAAAAGTTTCTGTAACGCCTATTTCATCTACTGCAGAAACCATTAAACAATCTGTTTATTTTGTAGATAAAGAGAATAAACTTGATTTGCTTACTCATATTTTACAAGATAAAATTTCGGGTTCTGTACTGGTTTTCTCAAGAACAAAACACGGCGCTGACAAAATTGCAAGAAAATTACAATCTCACAAAATCTCTGCAGAAGCAATTCACGGGAATAAATCTCAGAATGCAAGACAAAATGCATTAACCAATTTTAAATCTGGTAAAACAAGAATTTTGGTTGCTACAGATATTGCAGCAAGAGGTATTGATATTGACGAACTGAAATATGTTGTTAATTTTGAACTTTCGGATGTTGCTGAAACGTATGTTCACAGAATCGGAAGAACAGGTCGTGCAGGCTCAGAGGGAAGTTCAATGTCATTTGTTGACGGATTAGACCTTTTAAACCTAAAGGATACAGAAAAATTAATCGGGATGAAAATTCCTATCGTAAAAGATCATCCTTTCCACACAGACAATTTAGTTGTTGAGAAAAGAGATTCAAACAACAAACCTTTTACACCAAGACCAAAACCCGCAAATCCTGGTCAACAGCGAAAAGATGTTGGTTTTAAAAAGCCAAATAATAAAAGTAATTTCGCTAGAAAGAAATAA
- a CDS encoding inorganic phosphate transporter: MEFPILLIVIIALALIFDYINGFHDAANSIATIVSTKVLTPFQAVLWAAVWNFAAFFIAAYIIGEFKIGNTIAKTVNENFITLEVIFSGLVAAILWNLLTWWFGIPSSSSHTLIGGFIGAALMHAFMMDYHDVVAAQPNLGTWETFKEAVGQLTHQSVVKFDKVIPIFLFIFMAPVIGMIISIIITLIIVHLYKKSNPYKADKSFKRLQLASSALFSLGHGLNDAQKVMGIIGAAVIYYHVNMLQDGYLQIPSADRFNYFAKDYLWVPLVSFVAIALGTMSGGWKIIKTMGTKITKVTSLEGVSAETAGAITLFVTDHFGIPVSTTHTITGSIIGVGLTKRISAVRWGITVSLLWAWVLTIPISAIVAGITYLIVTFLF; encoded by the coding sequence ATGGAATTTCCGATTTTACTTATAGTTATTATTGCATTGGCTTTAATCTTTGATTACATTAATGGTTTTCATGATGCGGCAAACTCTATTGCAACTATAGTTTCTACAAAAGTTTTAACTCCTTTTCAGGCTGTACTTTGGGCAGCAGTTTGGAATTTTGCAGCGTTCTTTATCGCGGCTTACATTATTGGAGAGTTTAAAATTGGTAATACGATTGCCAAAACGGTTAACGAGAATTTTATCACACTTGAAGTGATATTTTCAGGTCTTGTTGCAGCAATTTTATGGAATTTGCTGACGTGGTGGTTTGGTATTCCTTCTTCATCATCACATACATTGATTGGAGGCTTTATAGGGGCTGCTTTAATGCACGCTTTTATGATGGATTATCATGATGTTGTTGCGGCTCAGCCAAACTTAGGAACTTGGGAAACATTTAAAGAGGCGGTCGGTCAGCTTACGCATCAGAGTGTTGTGAAGTTTGATAAAGTAATCCCTATCTTCTTGTTCATCTTTATGGCTCCGGTTATTGGGATGATTATCTCGATTATTATTACTTTAATCATCGTTCACCTTTATAAAAAATCTAATCCTTACAAGGCTGATAAGTCTTTCAAAAGGTTACAGTTAGCTTCATCGGCTTTATTTAGTTTAGGGCATGGTTTAAATGATGCACAGAAAGTAATGGGAATCATTGGTGCAGCAGTAATTTATTATCATGTTAATATGTTACAAGATGGTTATTTACAGATTCCATCTGCGGATCGTTTTAATTATTTTGCAAAAGATTATCTTTGGGTTCCTTTGGTTTCTTTTGTTGCGATTGCTTTAGGTACTATGAGTGGTGGTTGGAAGATTATCAAAACAATGGGTACTAAAATCACAAAAGTAACTTCTCTTGAAGGTGTAAGTGCTGAAACAGCAGGTGCAATCACCTTATTTGTAACCGATCATTTTGGTATTCCTGTTTCTACAACACACACGATTACAGGTTCTATCATTGGGGTTGGTCTTACGAAAAGAATCTCTGCTGTACGATGGGGAATCACTGTAAGTCTTCTTTGGGCTTGGGTATTAACAATTCCAATTTCAGCAATTGTTGCAGGAATTACTTACCTTATCGTTACATTTCTTTTTTAA
- a CDS encoding DUF6438 domain-containing protein, whose product MKYLLSLFSIIFLFSCSSQKMSSKYSVIEYEAGACFGSCPIFKMTINPDRTAILEAEHFNFSKEFSKGEFDKPREGTFKTMIKEKDYKKLTVLLDDLNVKNLNEKYGTRNITDLPTSYLRIKFDDGSSKNIEDYGKRGTEKLSKLYKFFEDLKHNQQWEKVQ is encoded by the coding sequence ATGAAATATTTATTAAGCCTTTTCTCGATCATCTTTCTGTTCTCATGTAGTTCTCAGAAAATGTCTTCAAAGTATTCAGTTATAGAATATGAAGCAGGCGCTTGTTTCGGTTCTTGTCCTATTTTTAAAATGACCATAAACCCGGATCGAACTGCTATTTTAGAAGCCGAACATTTTAATTTCTCTAAAGAATTTTCGAAGGGAGAATTTGATAAACCTAGAGAAGGAACTTTTAAAACAATGATTAAAGAAAAGGATTATAAAAAATTAACGGTTCTTCTTGATGATTTAAATGTAAAAAATCTTAATGAAAAATACGGAACTAGAAATATTACAGATTTACCAACTTCTTATCTTAGAATTAAATTTGATGATGGGTCGTCTAAAAACATCGAAGATTACGGAAAAAGAGGAACAGAAAAATTAAGTAAACTTTACAAATTTTTTGAAGATTTGAAACATAACCAACAGTGGGAAAAGGTACAATAA
- a CDS encoding porin family protein encodes MTKNFFFAIAITFSGFINAQTKDNETGNDSTFKFGVKAGYSLSSMKFFDDKLDSKSYFYAGFVAEKPLSSKVGIQAEVLYTQVGGTDSLPLVQLIGSEIVEMGTVDFNYQFTQIQVPVSVKYYFIPKFSASAGMNFGFNLSEKLKTDEIVNGTDSQDLVGYKTLNLFPFLGAEYKITDKFFVDARYNFNFFDTHKNGFETKIGFLQAGLGYRFN; translated from the coding sequence ATGACAAAGAACTTTTTTTTTGCAATTGCAATCACATTTTCGGGATTTATTAACGCTCAAACCAAAGACAATGAGACTGGTAACGATTCCACATTTAAATTTGGAGTTAAAGCAGGTTATTCATTATCAAGTATGAAATTTTTTGATGACAAACTTGATTCAAAATCTTATTTCTATGCAGGATTTGTAGCAGAGAAACCACTTTCATCAAAAGTAGGCATTCAGGCTGAAGTTTTATACACGCAGGTTGGTGGTACAGATTCTCTTCCTTTGGTGCAGCTTATTGGCAGCGAAATTGTAGAAATGGGAACTGTTGATTTTAATTATCAATTTACTCAGATTCAGGTTCCGGTCTCAGTAAAATACTATTTTATTCCAAAATTTTCTGCTTCTGCAGGAATGAATTTTGGCTTTAATCTTTCTGAAAAACTTAAAACCGATGAAATTGTAAATGGTACAGATTCTCAAGATTTAGTTGGCTATAAAACGCTCAACCTCTTCCCTTTTCTTGGTGCGGAATATAAAATAACAGATAAATTTTTTGTTGACGCACGATACAATTTCAATTTTTTTGACACGCACAAAAATGGTTTTGAAACAAAAATTGGTTTTCTACAAGCTGGTTTAGGATATAGATTTAATTAA
- a CDS encoding GSCFA domain-containing protein, with product MKFRTEVDIKRSQQKIEIEDKIFSIGSCFASEMSDLFLKGQLQTVNNPFGTIFNPFSINNSIKKLHDSAFYDEDDLIVYDDEFISLDHHTNFDTRYIHQTLDKINSKIEEGNRFLQESNWVIITYGTSFIYEFEPKNKLVANCHKIPQKFFNKRLLTHQELIDSIYDTIINLQDICPENVQILFTVSPVRHTKDGMVENQLSKSKLITAIHEATSQFENCHYLPIYEIIMDDLRDYRFYKDDLIHPNSQAVNYIFEKFGEAYFSDETKDFIKENFKINKALEHRTDDEKNPKFIEFKEKLEQKIEAQRQKVKHTIFQV from the coding sequence ATGAAATTCCGTACAGAAGTTGACATAAAACGATCGCAGCAAAAAATAGAGATTGAAGATAAAATATTTTCAATAGGTTCCTGTTTTGCTTCAGAGATGTCTGATTTGTTTCTAAAAGGTCAGCTTCAGACGGTAAACAATCCTTTTGGAACTATTTTCAATCCTTTTTCGATTAATAATTCAATTAAAAAACTCCATGATTCAGCATTTTATGATGAAGATGATTTAATTGTTTACGATGATGAATTTATTTCTTTGGATCATCATACCAATTTTGATACCCGATACATTCATCAGACTTTAGATAAGATTAATTCGAAGATAGAAGAAGGAAACCGTTTTCTGCAGGAATCTAATTGGGTGATTATTACTTACGGAACTTCGTTTATCTACGAATTTGAGCCGAAAAATAAATTAGTTGCCAACTGCCACAAAATTCCACAAAAATTCTTTAACAAAAGGCTTTTAACCCATCAGGAACTCATAGATTCTATTTATGATACGATCATTAATCTTCAGGATATTTGTCCGGAAAATGTGCAGATTCTATTTACTGTTTCACCGGTTCGTCATACAAAAGACGGAATGGTTGAAAATCAGTTGAGTAAATCTAAATTGATTACGGCGATTCATGAAGCAACTTCGCAGTTTGAAAATTGTCATTATTTACCGATTTATGAGATAATAATGGATGATTTGCGGGACTACAGATTTTATAAAGATGATTTAATACATCCTAATTCACAAGCCGTTAATTATATTTTTGAAAAATTTGGTGAAGCTTATTTTTCTGATGAAACGAAAGATTTTATTAAAGAAAATTTTAAAATAAACAAAGCTTTAGAACACCGAACGGATGATGAAAAAAATCCGAAATTTATAGAATTTAAAGAAAAACTGGAGCAGAAAATTGAAGCTCAGAGACAAAAAGTAAAACATACTATATTCCAGGTTTAA
- a CDS encoding DUF47 domain-containing protein, with the protein MGIGNIFHAFQPKDKIFFVLFEKVTDNLVAMSNDFNHGIKDFDLNDDSMLKLMSDYEHKNDELTHEIFVELGKNFITPFDREDIHTLATGLDDIADYIYASAKYIFLYKSPLMKAYADFSLLIYKACLEIQNAMKNLKGFKNMEQVKEACIKVNSIENIADDLLSNSMVELFETNDAINIIKISSVLNYLEVVTDKAEDVANTIENIMIKYA; encoded by the coding sequence ATGGGCATTGGTAATATTTTCCACGCTTTTCAACCGAAAGATAAAATCTTTTTTGTGCTTTTCGAAAAAGTTACAGATAACTTGGTTGCTATGTCTAACGATTTTAATCACGGAATCAAAGATTTTGATCTTAATGATGATTCTATGCTTAAATTAATGAGCGACTACGAGCACAAAAATGATGAGCTTACTCACGAGATCTTCGTTGAATTGGGGAAAAACTTCATTACACCTTTCGACCGTGAAGATATTCACACATTAGCGACTGGTTTAGATGATATCGCAGATTATATCTATGCTTCGGCAAAGTATATTTTCCTTTACAAATCTCCTCTAATGAAGGCTTATGCAGATTTTTCATTATTGATTTATAAAGCTTGTCTTGAGATTCAGAATGCAATGAAAAACCTTAAAGGTTTCAAAAATATGGAGCAGGTAAAAGAAGCTTGTATTAAAGTAAATTCTATAGAGAATATTGCAGATGATCTTCTTTCAAACTCTATGGTAGAATTATTTGAAACCAACGATGCAATTAATATTATTAAAATTTCATCAGTATTAAATTACCTTGAAGTAGTAACCGATAAAGCTGAAGATGTTGCCAATACGATTGAAAACATCATGATTAAATACGCTTAA
- a CDS encoding helix-turn-helix domain-containing protein: MGRVNTPHLSTVSREELEILQIKSANASLRKRCQLILLKGDGRSSKDVGSILRMSHVSVNSWVKRYKEEGILGLSIKPGRGKKGLLNLEEDKDSILESIKKHRQKVSSAKAEWELVSGKKVSEKTFKRFLKSLVEDING, from the coding sequence ATGGGTCGAGTAAATACACCACATTTAAGTACGGTTTCAAGAGAAGAATTAGAAATATTGCAGATAAAGTCTGCTAATGCTAGCTTACGCAAACGCTGTCAACTGATTCTGTTAAAAGGGGATGGTCGTAGTTCAAAAGATGTAGGAAGTATTTTGAGAATGAGCCACGTGAGCGTTAACAGTTGGGTTAAACGATATAAAGAAGAAGGAATTTTGGGTTTGTCTATTAAACCTGGAAGAGGGAAGAAAGGGTTATTGAATTTAGAAGAAGATAAGGATTCGATTTTGGAATCTATAAAAAAGCATCGTCAGAAAGTATCCTCAGCCAAAGCAGAATGGGAGTTGGTGAGTGGGAAAAAAGTGAGCGAAAAAACCTTTAAACGGTTTTTAAAAAGCTTGGTGGAAGATATAAACGGATAA
- a CDS encoding IS630 family transposase, translating into MRKRPKGKCNEELYVSKKLDLQELETLESMGLIDLFYGDESHVSSEGYVPYGWQFPDEEVAVYVEKGYKTNIFAMINRSNVCHWKTTEQNINSEFVINFLEDLSFKIQKKTVVALDNASVHRSKLLKQNIENWEQRGLFIFYLPPYSPHLNIAETLWRKLKTEWLYHEDYLEKDTLFYSVNRCMANVGKHLNIRFSQFNAK; encoded by the coding sequence ATAAGAAAACGTCCTAAAGGTAAATGCAATGAAGAGTTGTATGTCTCCAAAAAGTTAGATTTACAAGAACTAGAAACTCTGGAAAGTATGGGGTTGATTGATTTGTTTTATGGAGATGAGAGCCATGTAAGTAGCGAAGGCTATGTTCCTTATGGATGGCAATTCCCTGATGAAGAAGTAGCTGTTTATGTAGAAAAAGGCTACAAAACAAATATTTTTGCAATGATTAACCGCTCCAACGTATGCCATTGGAAAACCACCGAGCAAAACATTAACAGTGAATTTGTGATAAATTTTTTAGAGGATTTATCTTTTAAAATACAGAAAAAAACGGTAGTTGCTTTAGATAATGCATCTGTTCACCGGTCAAAACTATTAAAGCAGAATATAGAAAATTGGGAACAAAGAGGATTATTTATCTTCTATCTGCCACCCTATTCTCCACATCTGAACATTGCGGAAACCTTATGGCGAAAATTGAAAACAGAGTGGCTATATCATGAAGATTATCTTGAAAAAGATACTTTATTCTACTCCGTAAACAGATGTATGGCAAATGTAGGAAAACATCTAAACATCCGTTTCTCGCAATTTAATGCAAAATAA
- a CDS encoding DUF4269 domain-containing protein yields the protein MTDFTKLDYLKTGNDKQKRAYEVITRYQVFEKLSNFSPILAGTIPIEINIEESDLDIICEAENNVEFEKFLIEIFEGFDLKIEKSKINDEESLVCNFELEEFPIEIFVQNKPTTQQNAYRHMIAEYKILQEKGEKFKQKIIDLKKKGIKTEPAFGMLLGLENPYEDLLKF from the coding sequence ATGACTGATTTTACAAAACTTGATTATCTGAAAACAGGAAATGATAAGCAAAAAAGAGCTTATGAAGTTATTACAAGATATCAAGTGTTTGAAAAACTTTCCAATTTCTCTCCAATTTTAGCAGGAACTATTCCTATCGAAATTAATATTGAAGAAAGTGATTTAGACATCATTTGTGAGGCTGAAAATAATGTTGAGTTTGAAAAATTTTTAATTGAAATATTTGAAGGTTTTGATTTGAAAATTGAAAAATCAAAAATAAATGATGAGGAGTCATTAGTCTGTAATTTTGAACTGGAAGAATTTCCAATCGAAATTTTTGTACAAAATAAACCAACAACGCAACAAAATGCTTATCGCCATATGATTGCAGAATACAAAATACTGCAGGAAAAAGGAGAGAAGTTTAAACAAAAAATAATCGATCTTAAGAAAAAAGGAATCAAAACCGAGCCTGCTTTTGGGATGCTTTTAGGTTTGGAAAATCCCTACGAAGATCTTTTAAAATTTTAA
- a CDS encoding polyprenyl synthetase family protein: MEFLDTYQQIVADAITKYTFKDKPTELYEPMNYIISHGGKRLRPIMVLMACDLFGGDQKEAIKPALAIEFFHNFTLIHDDIMDEAPLRRNKPTIHTIHGLNTGILSGDGLMLKAYKFFEDLEPEIFKACIRIFTHTGLLLCEGQQYDINFETQENVTFEDYIRMITYKTGVLSASSFEIGAMIAKAQFKDAKAIFNFGKHIGIAFQIMDDYLDVFGDQAQFGKKHAGDIYENKKTVLYLLAREHGTEEERKELDYWYSKKTDNIDKVYGVEKIFRRTKVDEKALRLIEKHNEIGQSYLAKIDVPEEKKRPFTELANYLLRRES, translated from the coding sequence ATGGAATTCTTAGACACCTACCAACAGATTGTTGCTGATGCTATTACTAAATATACTTTTAAAGACAAACCAACAGAATTGTATGAGCCGATGAATTATATCATCTCGCACGGTGGAAAGCGTCTCCGTCCGATTATGGTTTTAATGGCTTGTGATTTGTTTGGTGGTGACCAGAAAGAGGCGATAAAGCCAGCTTTAGCCATTGAGTTTTTCCATAACTTTACTTTAATCCATGATGATATTATGGATGAAGCTCCGCTAAGGAGAAATAAACCGACGATTCATACCATTCACGGTCTTAATACTGGTATTCTTTCAGGAGATGGTTTAATGCTTAAAGCATATAAGTTTTTTGAAGATTTAGAGCCTGAGATTTTTAAAGCTTGTATTAGAATTTTCACGCATACAGGTTTACTTCTTTGCGAAGGTCAACAGTATGATATTAATTTTGAAACTCAGGAAAATGTGACGTTTGAGGATTATATCAGAATGATTACTTACAAGACCGGAGTTTTGAGTGCTTCGTCGTTTGAGATTGGTGCTATGATTGCTAAAGCGCAGTTTAAAGATGCGAAAGCCATCTTCAATTTCGGAAAACATATTGGTATCGCTTTCCAAATTATGGATGATTATTTAGATGTTTTCGGTGACCAGGCTCAGTTTGGTAAAAAACATGCCGGAGATATTTACGAGAACAAAAAAACAGTACTATATCTTCTCGCAAGAGAACATGGAACTGAAGAAGAGCGTAAAGAATTAGATTACTGGTATTCTAAAAAGACCGATAACATCGATAAAGTGTACGGGGTAGAAAAGATCTTCAGAAGAACAAAAGTGGATGAGAAAGCATTACGTTTAATTGAAAAACATAATGAAATCGGACAGAGTTATTTGGCTAAAATAGACGTTCCTGAAGAAAAGAAAAGACCATTCACAGAATTGGCAAACTACCTTTTGAGAAGAGAGAGTTAA
- the obgE gene encoding GTPase ObgE: MSNFVDYVKIHCKSGHGGGGSAHLRREKYIPKGGPDGGDGGRGGHVIMRGNAHEWTLLPLRYTRHVKAERGQNGAKNQLTGAYGEDVYINVPIGTIAKNEEGEVVGEIMEDGQEIILMEGGKGGKGNEFFKTSTNQTPRFAQPGMEGQEGYIIFELKILADVGLVGFPNAGKSTLLASVSAAKPKIANYAFTTLTPNLGIVDYRNYKSFVMADIPGIIEGAAEGKGLGHRFLRHIERNSILLFLIPSDSEDHFQEFKILENELKEYNPELLDKDFIISVSKADLLDDELKKEISAEFPENKKPLFFSGVTGEGLMELKDAIWKRLHG; this comes from the coding sequence ATGTCAAATTTTGTAGATTACGTAAAGATTCATTGTAAAAGTGGTCACGGTGGTGGAGGTTCTGCCCACCTTCGCCGTGAAAAATATATTCCTAAAGGAGGTCCTGATGGTGGAGATGGTGGTCGTGGTGGTCACGTTATCATGCGAGGAAATGCCCACGAATGGACTTTGCTTCCGCTTCGTTATACCCGTCACGTTAAAGCTGAACGTGGTCAGAACGGAGCAAAAAACCAATTAACAGGAGCTTACGGTGAAGATGTTTACATCAACGTTCCGATTGGAACGATTGCCAAGAATGAAGAAGGAGAAGTTGTAGGCGAAATTATGGAAGATGGTCAGGAAATCATCCTGATGGAAGGTGGTAAAGGTGGTAAAGGAAATGAATTTTTCAAAACATCAACTAACCAAACTCCCCGTTTTGCACAACCCGGAATGGAAGGACAGGAAGGTTACATCATTTTCGAACTTAAAATCTTAGCTGATGTAGGTCTTGTAGGTTTCCCAAATGCAGGAAAATCTACACTTTTAGCCTCAGTATCTGCTGCAAAACCGAAAATTGCCAATTATGCATTTACTACTTTAACGCCCAACTTAGGAATTGTAGATTACAGAAATTACAAATCTTTTGTAATGGCAGATATTCCAGGGATTATTGAAGGAGCTGCAGAAGGTAAAGGTCTTGGTCACAGATTCTTAAGACATATTGAAAGAAATTCTATCTTATTATTTTTAATTCCTTCAGATTCTGAAGATCATTTTCAGGAGTTTAAAATTTTGGAGAACGAATTAAAAGAATATAATCCTGAACTTTTAGATAAAGACTTTATTATTTCTGTTTCTAAAGCTGATCTTTTGGATGATGAATTGAAAAAAGAAATCTCAGCCGAATTCCCCGAAAATAAAAAACCATTATTTTTCTCAGGGGTTACCGGAGAAGGTTTAATGGAATTGAAAGATGCCATTTGGAAAAGGCTTCACGGATAA
- a CDS encoding TatD family hydrolase: MIDTHTHLYAEEFDEDRKETIQRALDKGITEFYLPAIDSESHEKMLQLESEYPNQIFSMMGLHPCYVKPESWEKELEIVKNYLDQRHFPAIGEIGIDLYWDKSTLDIQVKAFEQQIDWAIEKDLPIVIHTRESFDETFEVLERKKHPKLRGIFHCFSGNLEQAKHALDLNFILGIGGVVTFKNGKIDQFLNEIPLDKIVLETDSPYLAPVPFRGKRNESSYLDLVAGKLVDIYQKDFAEIDRLTSENALKLFAKSK, from the coding sequence ATGATAGATACCCATACGCATTTATATGCCGAAGAATTTGATGAAGACAGAAAAGAAACTATTCAAAGAGCTTTAGATAAAGGGATTACTGAGTTTTATCTTCCTGCTATCGATTCAGAATCGCACGAAAAAATGCTTCAGCTAGAAAGCGAATATCCAAACCAGATTTTCTCGATGATGGGACTTCATCCTTGTTATGTAAAGCCTGAATCTTGGGAAAAAGAACTTGAAATCGTAAAGAATTATCTTGATCAAAGACATTTTCCGGCAATCGGAGAAATAGGAATTGATTTGTATTGGGATAAATCGACTTTAGACATCCAAGTAAAAGCTTTTGAACAGCAGATTGATTGGGCAATTGAGAAAGATTTACCAATTGTAATCCACACCAGAGAAAGTTTTGATGAAACTTTTGAAGTTTTAGAAAGAAAAAAACATCCGAAATTACGAGGGATTTTCCATTGTTTCTCAGGAAATCTTGAGCAGGCAAAACATGCTTTAGACTTAAATTTTATTTTGGGAATCGGTGGAGTAGTAACCTTTAAAAATGGAAAAATTGACCAGTTTTTAAATGAAATTCCATTAGATAAAATCGTTTTAGAAACAGATTCTCCATATCTTGCACCCGTTCCTTTCAGAGGTAAAAGAAACGAAAGTTCTTACCTAGATTTGGTTGCCGGAAAATTGGTAGACATTTACCAAAAAGATTTTGCAGAGATTGATAGATTAACGAGTGAGAATGCATTGAAATTATTTGCTAAATCTAAATAA